One Salmo trutta chromosome 26, fSalTru1.1, whole genome shotgun sequence DNA window includes the following coding sequences:
- the LOC115163098 gene encoding protein NLRC3 isoform X1 — MAVGPCTIALQERRVQLVESWSQNVTHLQELLYQVGALTEEDLSLVRGGGRLGVRDSMRNLLDVLHGRGEEACRAFFHVLQSQRANKESESMVAAIPPEGSGTSSSGSGPTNMQEHLTKHKDILGRQHSPVDYLSIRTIRCSSSESSDESCSFTDITLSRCVGYTVPLQYHQHEVAMVGDAFRSQDQVCTFQDVCQSLLSVPAEDVSLLSGVAGSGKTTVVRRLVHEWAKDSGSQKIVLSLSFRELNLLSEPQSLQELLLVHYSHLKPVLPWVIDSQPGRILLILDGLDEFRFPLEFERSPKCSDPERKLGMGEMVVNLIKGHLLPGISILVTSRPHAISKVPPLLVTQLYSILGFSKDQQKHYFEQSCNSPLVASAVWGYVSSYQPLQLMCRIPAFCWIVSTALCDRAPCCLSQVTTTTLPNITRTTPAGSSDSSTSNNRAEEATPTPSTFSSTVPRVMLMSGHVKPITITEIYCCFLKSILVFHGEGHSQEGCSPQCLQEAPRVLREMRPTLRDLGALAFKGLLERRFLFDQADLSSFSLDCSGLSKTFLVEILREDRASLTCQRSFHFIHTSVQEFLAALYYVLQALSGADPFSGLKSAVGVALFPVALHKVLTSTANKLLRPRRLLRRYVKKAFSWGGHHQSGHMDLFCRFVSGLLVPQTRVILDGLFRGRSQILPSPSSSSLSLPSSPPPPTPPFLLSLLHSQLQYGRLSPERQVNVCHCLYEAQDPGLAQRLQGWLQVLAQKQVPDQSGPAKRDWSELAFLLQLIPDLQDLNLEAQGLDAEGLRRLLPVLPLFSTLRLGQNPLGPEGAVVLACAMQSPDCRVERLWVVGTGLGCKGLKVLTEGLKDNHTVVDLRMAINHIGDVGAGCLADLLRTNHTLKDIRLRDNQITDKGAELLLEALTENTTLEYLWMFDNKLSKEGVRKLKEFARGTSHLDIKVCI, encoded by the exons ATGGCGGTGGGGCCATGCACTATAGCACTACAGGAGCGTCGTGTGCAACTGGTGGAGAGCTGGAGCCAAAATGTCACCCACCTCCAGGAGCTTCTTTACCAGGTAGGGGCTCTTACTGAGGAGGACCTCAGCCTGGTGAGAGGGGGAGGTCGCCTGGGGGTGAGGGACTCCATGAGGAATCTGCTGGATGTGTTACACGGGCGTGGAGAGGAAGCCTGTCGAGCCTTCTTTCATGTTCTACAGTCACAGAGAGCCAACAAGGAGTCTGAGTCTATGGTGGCAGCTATCCCACCTGAGGGCTCTGGAACCAGCAGCAGTGGCTCTGGTCCAACCAACATGCAGGAGCACTTGACGAAACACAAGGACATATTAGGCAGGCAGCACAGTCCCGTTGATTACCTTAGTATCAGGACTATTAGGTGTAGTAGTTCAGAGAGTAGTGATGAGTCTTGTTCCTTTACAGATATCACATTGTCCAGGTGCGTGGGCTACACTGTTCCCCTGCAGTACCACCAGCACGAGGTAGCCATGGTGGGTGACGCCTTCCGGAGCCAGGACCAGGTCTGTACCTTTCAAGATGTCTGCCAGAGTCTGCTGTCTGTTCCAGCAGAGGACGTGAGTCTGCTCTCGGGGGTGGCTGGCAGTGGGAAGACCACGGTGGTGAGACGGCTGGTTCATGAATGGGCAAAGGACTCTGGATCCCAGAAGATAGTCCTGTCCCTATCCTTCAGAGAGCTCAATCTGCTCAGTGAGCCTCAGAGCCTGCAGGAGCTTCTCCTGGTGCACTACAGCCACCTCAAACCTGTTCTGCCCTGGGTCATTGACTCCCAACCTGGCCGAATCCTACTCATCTTGGACGGGCTCGATGAGTTCCGCTTCCCCCTGGAATTTGAGCGGAGCCCCAAGTGCTCGGACCCAGAGCGGAAGCTGGGCATGGGGGAGATGGTGGTGAACTTGATCAAGGGTCACCTCCTCCCCGGTATCTCCATCCTGGTCACATCGCGGCCCCACGCTATCTCCAAGGTCCCTCCCCTGCTGGTGACCCAGCTCTACAGCATCCTGGGCTTCTCTAAAGACCAGCAGAAGCACTACTTTGAGCAGAGCTGCAACTCTCCCCTGGTGGCATCTGCCGTGTGGGGCTATGTTTCCTCCTACCAGCCCCTCCAGCTCATGTGTCGTATACCAGCCTTCTGCTGGATCGTCTCCACTGCCCTTTGTGATAGAGCCCCCTGCTGCCTTAGCCaagtcaccaccaccactctgcCAAATATAACTAGGACAACGCCAGCAGGCTCCAGTGATAGTTCCACCTCCAACAACAGGGCTGAAGAagccactccaacaccttcaaCCTTCTCCTCCACTGTTCCCAGGGTGATGTTAATGAGCGGCCATGTCAAGCCCATCACCATCACAGAGATCTACTGTTGCTTTCTCAAGTCCATCCTGGTGTTCCACGGAGAGGGCCACAGTCAGGAAGGCTGCAGCCCTCAGTGTCTCCAGGAGGCCCCGCGGGTCCTACGGGAGATGCGGCCCACGCTGAGAGACCTGGGAGCCCTTGCCTTCAAGGGCCTGCTGGAGCGACGCTTCCTCTTTGACCAGGCTGATCTGAGCTCTTTCTCCCTGGACTGCAGTGGGCTGTCCAAGACCTTCCTGGTGGAGATCCTCCGAGAGGACCGGGCCTCGCTCACCTGCCAGAGGAGCTTCCATTTCATCCACACTAGTGTACAGGAGTTCCTGGCTGCTCTGTACTATGTCCTGCAGGCCCTCTCCGGCGCAGACCCGTTCTCAGGGCTCAAGTCAGCCGTTGGTGTAGCCCTGTTTCCAGTTGCCCTGCACAAAGTGTTAACCTCCACTGCTAATAAGCTGCTGAGGCCCAGACGGCTCCTGCGCAGATATGTCAAGAAGGCTTTCTCCTGGGGTGGACACCATCAGTCTGGTCACATGGACCTCTTCTGCAG ATTTGTATCTGGCTTATTGGTACCTCAAACCCGTGTCATCCTGGATGGACTATTCCGAGGCAGATCACAAATactcccatctccctcctcctcctctctgtccctgccctcttctcctcctcctcccacccctccctTTCTTCTGAGCCTGCTCCACTCCCAGCTCCAATATGGCAGACTGAGTCCAGAGAGGCAGGTCAACGTGTGCCACTGCCTGTACGAGGCCCAGGACCCAGGCCTGGCCCAGCGTCTACAAGGCTGGCTGCAGGTCCTGGCCCAAAAACAGGTCCCAGACCAGTCTGGCCCAGCCAAGAGGGACTGGAGCGAGCTGGCCTTCCTGCTGCAGCTGATCCCAGACCTGCAGGATCTGAATCTGGAGGCCCAGGGGCTGGACGCAGAGGGCCTGCGCAGACTGCTGCCTGTACTCCCTCTCTTCAGCACCCTCAG GCTAGGGCAGAATCCACTGGGTCCAGAGGGGGCAGTTGTGTTAGCCTGTGCCATGCAGAGCCCAGACTGCCGTGTCGAGAGACTGTG GGTGGTGGGGACAGGACTGGGTTGTAAGGGACTCAAGGTGCTTACAGAAGGACTGAAAGACAACCACACAGTGGTCGACCTCAG GATGGCCATCAATCACATTGGCGATGTGGGAGCGGGCTGTCTGGCGGATCTACTGCGGACCAATCATACACTTAAAGATATCAG GCTCCGTGACAACCAGATTACTGATAAGGGAGCAGAACTCCTCCTGGAAGCACTGACTGAGAATACCACTCTGGAATATCTCTG GATGTTTGACAACAAGTTGTCGAAGGAGGGAGTCAGGAAGCTGAAGGAGTTCGCCAGGGGCACCTCTCATCTGGACATCAAAGTGTGCATCTGA
- the LOC115163098 gene encoding protein NLRC3 isoform X2 codes for MHYSTTGASCATGGELEPKCHPPPGASLPDITLSRCVGYTVPLQYHQHEVAMVGDAFRSQDQVCTFQDVCQSLLSVPAEDVSLLSGVAGSGKTTVVRRLVHEWAKDSGSQKIVLSLSFRELNLLSEPQSLQELLLVHYSHLKPVLPWVIDSQPGRILLILDGLDEFRFPLEFERSPKCSDPERKLGMGEMVVNLIKGHLLPGISILVTSRPHAISKVPPLLVTQLYSILGFSKDQQKHYFEQSCNSPLVASAVWGYVSSYQPLQLMCRIPAFCWIVSTALCDRAPCCLSQVTTTTLPNITRTTPAGSSDSSTSNNRAEEATPTPSTFSSTVPRVMLMSGHVKPITITEIYCCFLKSILVFHGEGHSQEGCSPQCLQEAPRVLREMRPTLRDLGALAFKGLLERRFLFDQADLSSFSLDCSGLSKTFLVEILREDRASLTCQRSFHFIHTSVQEFLAALYYVLQALSGADPFSGLKSAVGVALFPVALHKVLTSTANKLLRPRRLLRRYVKKAFSWGGHHQSGHMDLFCRFVSGLLVPQTRVILDGLFRGRSQILPSPSSSSLSLPSSPPPPTPPFLLSLLHSQLQYGRLSPERQVNVCHCLYEAQDPGLAQRLQGWLQVLAQKQVPDQSGPAKRDWSELAFLLQLIPDLQDLNLEAQGLDAEGLRRLLPVLPLFSTLRLGQNPLGPEGAVVLACAMQSPDCRVERLWVVGTGLGCKGLKVLTEGLKDNHTVVDLRMAINHIGDVGAGCLADLLRTNHTLKDIRLRDNQITDKGAELLLEALTENTTLEYLWMFDNKLSKEGVRKLKEFARGTSHLDIKVCI; via the exons ATGCACTATAGCACTACAGGAGCGTCGTGTGCAACTGGTGGAGAGCTGGAGCCAAAATGTCACCCACCTCCAGGAGCTTCTTTACCAG ATATCACATTGTCCAGGTGCGTGGGCTACACTGTTCCCCTGCAGTACCACCAGCACGAGGTAGCCATGGTGGGTGACGCCTTCCGGAGCCAGGACCAGGTCTGTACCTTTCAAGATGTCTGCCAGAGTCTGCTGTCTGTTCCAGCAGAGGACGTGAGTCTGCTCTCGGGGGTGGCTGGCAGTGGGAAGACCACGGTGGTGAGACGGCTGGTTCATGAATGGGCAAAGGACTCTGGATCCCAGAAGATAGTCCTGTCCCTATCCTTCAGAGAGCTCAATCTGCTCAGTGAGCCTCAGAGCCTGCAGGAGCTTCTCCTGGTGCACTACAGCCACCTCAAACCTGTTCTGCCCTGGGTCATTGACTCCCAACCTGGCCGAATCCTACTCATCTTGGACGGGCTCGATGAGTTCCGCTTCCCCCTGGAATTTGAGCGGAGCCCCAAGTGCTCGGACCCAGAGCGGAAGCTGGGCATGGGGGAGATGGTGGTGAACTTGATCAAGGGTCACCTCCTCCCCGGTATCTCCATCCTGGTCACATCGCGGCCCCACGCTATCTCCAAGGTCCCTCCCCTGCTGGTGACCCAGCTCTACAGCATCCTGGGCTTCTCTAAAGACCAGCAGAAGCACTACTTTGAGCAGAGCTGCAACTCTCCCCTGGTGGCATCTGCCGTGTGGGGCTATGTTTCCTCCTACCAGCCCCTCCAGCTCATGTGTCGTATACCAGCCTTCTGCTGGATCGTCTCCACTGCCCTTTGTGATAGAGCCCCCTGCTGCCTTAGCCaagtcaccaccaccactctgcCAAATATAACTAGGACAACGCCAGCAGGCTCCAGTGATAGTTCCACCTCCAACAACAGGGCTGAAGAagccactccaacaccttcaaCCTTCTCCTCCACTGTTCCCAGGGTGATGTTAATGAGCGGCCATGTCAAGCCCATCACCATCACAGAGATCTACTGTTGCTTTCTCAAGTCCATCCTGGTGTTCCACGGAGAGGGCCACAGTCAGGAAGGCTGCAGCCCTCAGTGTCTCCAGGAGGCCCCGCGGGTCCTACGGGAGATGCGGCCCACGCTGAGAGACCTGGGAGCCCTTGCCTTCAAGGGCCTGCTGGAGCGACGCTTCCTCTTTGACCAGGCTGATCTGAGCTCTTTCTCCCTGGACTGCAGTGGGCTGTCCAAGACCTTCCTGGTGGAGATCCTCCGAGAGGACCGGGCCTCGCTCACCTGCCAGAGGAGCTTCCATTTCATCCACACTAGTGTACAGGAGTTCCTGGCTGCTCTGTACTATGTCCTGCAGGCCCTCTCCGGCGCAGACCCGTTCTCAGGGCTCAAGTCAGCCGTTGGTGTAGCCCTGTTTCCAGTTGCCCTGCACAAAGTGTTAACCTCCACTGCTAATAAGCTGCTGAGGCCCAGACGGCTCCTGCGCAGATATGTCAAGAAGGCTTTCTCCTGGGGTGGACACCATCAGTCTGGTCACATGGACCTCTTCTGCAG ATTTGTATCTGGCTTATTGGTACCTCAAACCCGTGTCATCCTGGATGGACTATTCCGAGGCAGATCACAAATactcccatctccctcctcctcctctctgtccctgccctcttctcctcctcctcccacccctccctTTCTTCTGAGCCTGCTCCACTCCCAGCTCCAATATGGCAGACTGAGTCCAGAGAGGCAGGTCAACGTGTGCCACTGCCTGTACGAGGCCCAGGACCCAGGCCTGGCCCAGCGTCTACAAGGCTGGCTGCAGGTCCTGGCCCAAAAACAGGTCCCAGACCAGTCTGGCCCAGCCAAGAGGGACTGGAGCGAGCTGGCCTTCCTGCTGCAGCTGATCCCAGACCTGCAGGATCTGAATCTGGAGGCCCAGGGGCTGGACGCAGAGGGCCTGCGCAGACTGCTGCCTGTACTCCCTCTCTTCAGCACCCTCAG GCTAGGGCAGAATCCACTGGGTCCAGAGGGGGCAGTTGTGTTAGCCTGTGCCATGCAGAGCCCAGACTGCCGTGTCGAGAGACTGTG GGTGGTGGGGACAGGACTGGGTTGTAAGGGACTCAAGGTGCTTACAGAAGGACTGAAAGACAACCACACAGTGGTCGACCTCAG GATGGCCATCAATCACATTGGCGATGTGGGAGCGGGCTGTCTGGCGGATCTACTGCGGACCAATCATACACTTAAAGATATCAG GCTCCGTGACAACCAGATTACTGATAAGGGAGCAGAACTCCTCCTGGAAGCACTGACTGAGAATACCACTCTGGAATATCTCTG GATGTTTGACAACAAGTTGTCGAAGGAGGGAGTCAGGAAGCTGAAGGAGTTCGCCAGGGGCACCTCTCATCTGGACATCAAAGTGTGCATCTGA